The following coding sequences are from one Triticum aestivum cultivar Chinese Spring chromosome 5A, IWGSC CS RefSeq v2.1, whole genome shotgun sequence window:
- the LOC123107224 gene encoding uncharacterized protein — MGMRDLVAGRAGCTAPGSSSSSANPLSVLADAVLGSSKSEKRKELSGSAVCQKASFDSLMPVPLSTLPGSEDEIKQGQGPIRSMKGTDFISGHHGDTCGENFQASIPSVPEHRMIEPHLGELEQIDSATGVNSKPKFDGPPEMAVPPLLPQSPFQPYNLSENGQEEYSGTKDGLLDHIDNLYDDEMRSSGNISTAVNSWLSVFEQGIHPRVMSDDELSGDGWLLFLRIAISHLGGLSQPRFLEEQITYQDQVTGHRVWIKLQQHSGWSVKLEATRHCLFEALQDAAMLAVITMRQHFPCEFAGTPFEVLPVAPGQRGRRLDDGAAVVRGSAVASAFIGLDHDDVQPLLVVSFMSLFHERSESLLRLREHALKERLLIAEIEKMLEELDGSPTRTQELDQRIAELKRRAGEMHGLPAHAVKGYIGWSVFVSNEAQQEMKPLEDGNEVPPAIASSAAVSARARL, encoded by the exons aAGAGAAAGGAACTTTCAGGATCAGCAGTATGCCAGAAAGCTTCTTTTGATTCACTGATGCCCGTTCCTTTATCAACACTTCCAGGCTCCGAGGATGAGATCAAGCAAGGTCAGGGACCTATTAGAAGCATGAAG GGCACCGACTTCATTAGTGGGCATCATGGAGACACCTGTGGTGAAAATTTTCAAGCCTCAATCCCTTCTGTTCCTGAACACAGAATGATCGAGCCTCACCTTGGAGAGCTGGAGCAAATTGATAGCGCTACTGGTGTGAATTCCAAGCCAAAATTTGACG GTCCACCAGAGATGGCTGTTCCCCCTCTATTGCCTCAAAGCCCATTTCAACCATACAATTTATCAGAAAATGGGCAGGAAGAATATTCAGGAACAAAG GATGGATTGCTGGATCATATAGATAATCTTTATGATGATGAAATGAGATCATCTGGAAACATAAGCACCGCAGTCAATAGTTGGCTGTCTGTGTTTGAACAG GGAATACATCCACGAGTCATGAGCGATGACGAGCTGTCAGGTGATGGATGGTTGTTATTTCTGCGGATTGCCATCAGCCACCTGGGTGGACTTTCCCAACCAAGGTTTCTGGAAGAGCAGATCACCTATCAGGATCAGGTTACTGGGCATCGAGTATGGATCAAGCTACAGCAACACTCTGGCTGGTCGGTTAAACTGGAAGCTACGCGGCACTGCCTCTTTGAGGCCCTGCAGGATGCGGCGATGCTGGCCGTTATTACCATGAGGCAGCATTTCCCTTGCGAGTTCGCAGGCACTCCGTTTGAAGTTCTGCCTGTGGCGCCTGGGCAGAGGGGCAGGCGGCTAGATGATGGTGCCGCGGTCGTCCGCGGCAGTGCTGTAGCTTCTGCTTTTATTGGCCTCGATCACGATGATGTCCAACCTCTTCTCGTGGTCAGCTTCATGTCCCTTTTCCATGAGCGTTCCGAGTCTTTGCTACGTCTGAGGGAGCACGCGTTGAAGGAGCGGTTGCTGATCGCGGAGATAGAGAAGATGTTGGAAGAGCTCGATGGTTCCCCAACCCGAACTCAGGAGTTGGATCAAAGAATTGCGGAGCTGAAAAGGAGGGCTGGAGAGATGCATGGACTTCCTGCCCATGCTGTCAAAGGATACATTGGTTGGTCTGTGTTCGTCTCTAACGAGGCGCAGCAGGAGATGAAGCCATTGGAGGATGGAAATGAGGTACCACCTGCAATTGCAAGCTCCGCAGCAGTATCAGCCAGGGCCAGGTTGTGA